In a genomic window of Ptiloglossa arizonensis isolate GNS036 chromosome 12, iyPtiAriz1_principal, whole genome shotgun sequence:
- the LOC143153259 gene encoding uncharacterized protein LOC143153259: MDRIVRQLSLALVVSMGIVYCEPPLSTQYGVPGNYAGNNNQGSYPSNNNQGSYPGSNNHGSTGGGNNFGNHHYDNGNDNDYVDQPMSYEFGYAVKDQATGNDFGRRETSDGETVRGEYRVQLPDGRTQIVTYTADWRTGFHADVRYEGTANYPDQYNTQNNGYNNNNNNNNNNNNNQGGQGYGPSGNTIGGVFNGGNNGGYNYQVPNSNYNNGNNYQFGSNSLDNSYNFGARNGYNTRAPSPTYGPAFH, encoded by the exons TTATCGCTCGCGTTGGTGGTGAGCATGGGAATCGTGTACTGTGAGCCTCCGTTGAGCACTCAGTACGGTGTACCAGGAAACTATGCTGGGAACAACAATCAGGGGTCGTATCCTAGCAACAATAATCAAGGGTCGTATCCTGGCAGCAACAATCATGGCTCGACGGGCGGAGGGAACAACTTCGGTAATCACCATTATGACAATGGAAACGACAATGATTACGTCGATCAG CCGATGTCGTACGAGTTCGGGTACGCCGTGAAGGACCAGGCAACCGGAAACGATTTTGGTAGACGAGAGACCAGCGACGGTGAAACCGTACGAGGGGAATACAGAGTACAACTACCCGATGGTAGGACGCAAATAGTAACTTATACCGCTGATTGGAGGACAGGTTTTCACGCGGACGTGAGGTACGAAGGCACGGCGAACTACCCCGATCAGTACAATACGCAGAACAATGGCtacaacaataataacaacaacaacaacaacaataacaataaccaGGGTGGCCAAGGGTATGGTCCATCGGGTAACACCATTGGCGGAGTATTCAATGGAG GAAACAACGGAGGGTACAATTACCAGGTCCCCAATAGTAACTACAACAACGGCAACAATTACCAGTTCGGCTCCAACTCTCTGGACAACAGTTACAACTTTGGCGCTCGGAACGGTTACAACACGCGGGCCCCGTCGCCAACATACGGGCCAGCTTTCCATTGA